The following are encoded in a window of Sphingobium sp. AP49 genomic DNA:
- the araD1 gene encoding AraD1 family protein yields MTLRLLQHRAENGVRSVIAAEGDTAHFVPGFDSIRALALHAIDRKISLAEAVAAAGKGDAVNIAVAFEAGELLAPIDHEDGAHVQLTGTGLTHLGSAEGRDKMHREAAAAEKQTDSMRMFLEGLEGGKPAAGQAGQQPEWFYKGDGSQLVGPTDPLTMPAFAKDGGEEPEIAGIYIIGPDGMPYRLGLALANEFSDHVTERHNYLWLAHSKLRQASLGPELLVGTPPEHIEGTSRILRDGQTIWEKPFLSGEGNMSHSFANLEHHHFKYDLFRRPGDVHVHFFGTATLSFSDGVQTQEGDVFEIIAAPFTLPVRNALQRAEPVEVTVQAL; encoded by the coding sequence ATGACATTGCGTCTGTTGCAGCACCGCGCCGAAAACGGCGTCCGGTCCGTGATCGCGGCCGAAGGTGACACCGCCCATTTCGTCCCCGGCTTCGACAGCATCCGCGCGCTCGCGCTGCATGCCATCGACCGCAAGATCAGCCTGGCCGAAGCGGTCGCCGCCGCGGGCAAGGGTGATGCTGTCAACATCGCTGTCGCTTTCGAGGCTGGTGAACTGCTCGCCCCGATCGACCATGAGGATGGCGCCCATGTCCAGCTGACCGGCACCGGCCTCACCCATCTCGGCTCGGCCGAGGGTCGCGACAAGATGCACCGCGAGGCGGCCGCTGCCGAAAAGCAGACCGATTCGATGCGCATGTTCCTGGAAGGGCTGGAAGGCGGCAAGCCTGCCGCCGGCCAGGCCGGTCAGCAGCCCGAATGGTTCTACAAGGGCGACGGCTCGCAGCTGGTCGGGCCGACCGATCCGCTGACCATGCCCGCCTTTGCCAAGGATGGCGGCGAGGAACCGGAAATCGCCGGCATCTACATCATCGGTCCCGACGGCATGCCCTATCGCCTCGGCCTCGCGCTCGCCAACGAGTTCAGCGACCATGTGACCGAGCGGCACAATTATCTGTGGCTCGCCCACTCCAAGTTGCGCCAGGCCTCGCTTGGCCCGGAACTGCTGGTCGGCACGCCGCCTGAACATATCGAAGGCACCAGCCGCATCCTGCGCGACGGCCAGACCATCTGGGAAAAGCCGTTCCTGTCGGGCGAAGGCAATATGTCGCACAGCTTCGCCAATCTGGAACATCATCATTTCAAATATGACCTGTTCCGCCGCCCCGGCGACGTCCATGTCCATTTCTTCGGCACCGCCACCCTGTCCTTCAGCGACGGCGTGCAGACGCAGGAAGGCGATGTGTTTGAAATCATCGCCGCGCCCTTCACCCTGCCGGTGCGCAATGCGCTGCAGCGCGCCGAACCTGTCGAAGTGACCGTGCAGGCGCTCTGA